A region of Sphingomonas crusticola DNA encodes the following proteins:
- a CDS encoding GNAT family N-acetyltransferase, whose protein sequence is MLITLAPIAEARLADVEQLLDAAFGTHRRTRTAYRIREGMSAIPELSLAAFEDDRLVGALQSWPIALHGSEGETSLVLVGPVAVDPGRQQQGIGRRMMEAMLKQAGDYPPLVLIGDAEYYGRHFGFTADATANWELPGPFERRRLLARTGGRELPYGGMLGPRRETKAAAVR, encoded by the coding sequence TTGTTGATCACGCTTGCACCTATTGCCGAAGCGAGGCTCGCCGACGTCGAGCAGCTGCTCGATGCCGCGTTTGGGACCCATCGCCGCACGCGCACCGCATACCGGATCCGCGAAGGCATGTCGGCCATTCCCGAACTCTCGCTGGCTGCATTCGAGGATGATCGGCTGGTGGGTGCGTTGCAGAGTTGGCCGATCGCGCTCCACGGGTCGGAAGGCGAGACGTCGCTGGTCCTGGTCGGGCCGGTCGCGGTGGATCCCGGTCGGCAGCAGCAGGGCATCGGCCGCCGCATGATGGAAGCGATGCTCAAGCAAGCCGGGGATTATCCGCCGCTCGTTCTGATCGGCGACGCCGAATATTATGGCCGTCATTTCGGCTTCACCGCGGACGCGACGGCCAATTGGGAACTGCCCGGGCCGTTCGAGCGGCGCCGGTTGCTGGCGCGAACCGGCGGGCGGGAGCTGCCCTACGGCGGCATGCTCGGACCACGACGCGAGACAAAGGCGGCCGCGGTCCGGTAA
- a CDS encoding dihydroneopterin aldolase codes for MTAIDHPTPLVLVPETGGPGDFIRLEVSDLVIDVLTGIYSEETHMPQPLKVSVAADIPAPSRFAHDTPLSASKNYLDLRRAVEEGLPRELHFTLVEAVADHIIDTIFGGDARVTRVEVKIVKLALSQAGESIGMTLVRERR; via the coding sequence ATGACCGCAATCGATCACCCGACGCCACTGGTGCTGGTTCCCGAAACGGGCGGACCGGGCGATTTCATACGTCTGGAAGTTAGCGATCTCGTCATCGACGTGCTGACCGGCATTTATTCCGAAGAGACGCACATGCCGCAGCCGCTCAAGGTGTCGGTTGCTGCGGACATTCCCGCGCCCAGCCGATTCGCCCACGACACGCCGTTGAGCGCATCGAAAAATTATCTCGATCTTCGTCGCGCCGTAGAAGAGGGGCTGCCACGCGAACTGCACTTTACGCTGGTCGAGGCGGTGGCGGATCACATCATCGACACGATCTTCGGCGGCGATGCACGCGTGACCCGGGTCGAGGTGAAGATCGTCAAGCTGGCGCTTTCGCAGGCCGGCGAATCGATCGGGATGACACTGGTGCGCGAGCGGCGCTGA